ttcatgtgacaacactgaagaaatgacactttgctacaatgtaaagtagtgagtgtacagcttgtataacagtgtaaatttgctgtcccctcaaaataactcaacacacagccattaatgtctaaaccgctggcaacaaaagtgcgtacacccctaagtgaaaatgtccaaattgggcccaattagccattttccctccccggtgtcatgtgactcgttagtgttacaaggtctcacgtgtgttaaatttggtgtcatcgctctcacactccctcatactgactggtcactggaagttcaacatggcacctcatggcaaagaactctctgaggatctgaaaaaaataattgttgctctacataaagttGGCCTgtgctataagaagattgccaagagcctgaaactgagctgcagcacggtggccaagaccatacagcggtttaactggacaggttccactcagaacaagcctcgccatggtcgagcaaagaagttgagtgcacgtgctcagcgtcatacccagaggttgtctttgggaaatagatgtatgagtgctgccagcattgctgcagaggttgaaggggtgggggggtcagcctgtcagtgctcaggccatacgccgtacactgcatcaaattggtctgcatggctgtcgtcccagaaggaagcctcttctaaagatgatgcacaagaaagcccgcaaacagtttgctgaagacaagcagactgaggacatggattactggaaccatgtcctgtagtctgatgagaccaagataaacttatttggttcagatggtgtcaagcgtgtgtggcggcaaccagatgaggagtacaaagacaagtgtgtcttgcctacagtcaagcacgGTGGTGGGAGTgttatggtctggggctgcatgagtgctgccggcactggggagctacagttcattgagggaaccatgaatgccaacatgtactgtgacatactgaagcagagcatgatcccctcccttcggagactgggccgcagggcactattccaacatgataacgaccccaaacacacctccaagatgaccactgccttgctaaagaagctgagggtaaaggtgatgcactggccaagcatgtctccagacctaaaccctattgagcatctgtggggcatcctcaaacggaaggtggaggagtacAAGGTCTCTAAAATCCACtagctccgtgatgtcgtcatggaggagtggaagaggactccagtggcaacctgtgaagctctggtgaactccatgcccaagacggttaaggcagtgctggaaaatgatggtggccacacaaaatattgacactttgggcccaatttggacattttcacttaggggtgtactcacttttgttgccagcggtttagactttaatggctgtgtgttgagttattttgaggggacggcaaatgtacactgttatacaagctgtacactcactactttacattgtagcaaagtgtcatttcttcagtgttgtcatatgaaaagatatactcaaatacaaaaatgtgaggggtgtactcacttttgtgatatactgtacatccTCACTGCAGCCATCTCCAGTGTCATAGTGTTATAATGCAATATAAGGAATGTCATAGTGAGTTCGGAAGTATCATAATGCAACATAGTACATGTGATACATACATCCTCACTGTCCGGTGGGTTTCCTTCACCAGGTACTGGCACTGCAGCCATCTCAAGTGTCTGGACATCCACTAGGCCCGCCTGGGCTGTGGGCTGAGCATCAGTATTCTGTAGGAAAAGAAAGATGAGTATAAGTGAAAATATTATTAAACTGTAATATTATTCATGTGAAAATTAAGAAAATAACACACCTAGAGTAAAAAAAAGACAGGCATAACTAAGACCAAAAGGAAGAGAGTGGAAATATGGTTACTTTAGCTTCATAGCCAAACAGGGCACCAGGGAGAATCCTTCGGATTTGGAATGTCTAccagagaaacaaacagacagacacataagAACACACGCCCTATGAAGAGGCCCTATGTAGATGATGTACTTAAATAGGatgatagtgttatagtgtagtactttgtgacaactgctgatgtaaaaatggctttattaactgggtggttcgagccctgaatgttgattggctgacagccatggtatatcagaccgcataccacgggtatgacaaaacatgtattttttactgctctaattatgttggtgaccagtttataatagcaatatgtttgtggtatatggccaatataccatggctaaagcCTGTATCGAGGCACTCCGTTTTGCGTAAGCATAAGAAcggcccttagccatggtatattggccatataccacaatccctctggccttattgcttaattttaaaatacatttgattgtatAATATAATAGTATGATTAAATAAAAGAGCGACATGCCCCAGTCCTTTTCTTATTTTCTTGTGGTGGTGGAGGTCCACTTTTCACTGAAGAAGTTGCTTCGTTGTCTGTGTACCACACGGTCTGTGACAAGGGATGGAGCAAGTTGTTATTTTAGCTAACCCTGTGCCGGAAATAtgcaattgcattttattttgCAGGTCGGGACATCACAGACGCGCTGTCGTACCTGATTCTCCGCAGGGCTGAAGACGCTGGTGTCACTCAGACTGTCAGAACTGGAGGATGAATCGCTGTATGACGGCTGAGTCTCCTGAaatggagaggaagggagtgtgaggaagagagggggagtatTTAAATAATTTGCCATTTTGCATATAGTGACATTCTACCAGGTTTCACAAACCTCTCCTTCGAGTACCCCGCAGCCAGTCCTCGTCTTCGATGAGCTCCagaacagctgattcaaatgtcctaatcatcaagcccttcaTTTGTTGAATCAGCAGTGCTAGTTCTGGAATAGATCAAATAACTGGACTGGCTGGGGTTACTCCAGAACCGGTTTGGGAAACTCTGGTCTAAACTATCGGAACTTCCTTTGCATCACGACAAGGGTGTGTAGGCTACCTGGGTCAGTGCTGTAGATTTGAATGGGTTGACTTTCTGCATCATTCCCTTGAACATCCCAGGgttctgaagaaaaaaaaacaggtgAACACAGAAATCACTTAGTAGTGATAATAAAATGTTCCTCTATTAGCACGGTTCTATTTCTATACTAAGAATGTGTATGCCTCAGCACCTGGGATAAACAGGTTTACCTGTTTGCCTGCAGAACTGTTACTCTCAGCCAGACTACCAGAACTGGAGGAAAGATCActgtgtatagactgggtgtccTGAAAAGAAGGCAGAGAGAAAATAGTCCATTTGAATATTTAGCACAACTTTGCAACATGATACAGGTTGATCATAATCACCACCACGGCTACCTGAATCGGTGTTGTAGATTTGAAAGGGTTGGCTTTTTGCATCATTCCCATAAACATTCCAGGATTCTGCTGCTGCAACACACAAGGTTGAACACATGGCACACAAATCTTCTGTATGACAGCAGAAGAAAAAAACGTCTTTATGAGTACATCTTATTTATGCCTCATGAACACGTTTACCGGTTTGCTTTCTGGCAGCTTTTCTGTGGTATGGTGATCCACACAGTCGGTTAGAGGGTCATCCTTTATCACCTAAAATACACACAAATGGATACCAAATGTAAAACATAGTCTTGAATAGGAAAGGACTTGTGTTCTGATAACCTTGTACATGTGCAGTTTACACTAGGGGACATTTTATGGATAGGTCTAaatggtacagttgaagttggaagtttacatgcagtaaggttggagtcattaaaactcgtttttcaaccactccacaaatgtctttgttaacaaactattgttttggcaagtcggttaggacaagtcatttttccaacaactgtttacagacaaattatttcactaataattcactgtgtcacaagtccagtgggtcagaagtttacatacactaagttgactgtgccttttaacagcttggaaaattccagaaaattatgtcatggctttagaagcttctgataggctaatcgaCAACATTTAagtccattggaggtgtacctgtggatgtacttcaaggccaaccttcaaactcagtgcctctttgcttgacatcatgggaaaaataaaaaaatatctgccAATCAGCCCATAatttgtagatctccacaagtccggtttatccttgggagcaatttccaaatgcctgaagctaccatgttcatctgtacaaacaattgtttgcaagtataaacaccatgggaccacgcagccgtcataccgttcaggaaggagacgaattctgtttcctagagatgaacatactttggtgcgaaaagtgcaaatcaatcccagaacaacagcaaaggaccttgtgaagatgctggaggaaacaggtacaaaattctttatatccacagtaaaatgagtcctatatcgacataacctgaaaggccgctcagcaaggaagaagccaccgctccaaaaccgccataaaaaagccagactaatgtttgtaactgcacatggggacaaagatcgtactttttggagaaatgtcctctggtctgatgaaacaaaaataaaactgtttgccataatgaccatcgttatgtttgggaaaaaaagggggaggcttgcaagacgaagaacaccatcccaaccgtgaagcacgggggtggcagcatcatgttgtgggggtgctttgctgcaggagggactggtacacttcacaaaatagatggcaccatgaggcaggacaattatgtggatatactgaagcaacatctcaagacatcagttaaagcttggtcgcaaatggttcttccaaatggacaatgaccccaagcatacttccaaagttgtggcaaaatggcttaaggacaacaaagtcaaggtattggaagtggccatcacaacaccctgacctcaatcctatagaacatttgtgggcagaactgaaaaagcgtgtgcgagcaaggaggccaacaaacctgactcagttacaccagctctgtcaggaggaatgggccaaaattcacccaacttatgtgggaagcttgtggaaggttacccgaaacgtttgacccaagttaaacaatttaaaggcaatgctaccaaatactaattgagtgtatgtaaacttctgacccactggcaatgtgatgaaagaaatattctgacatttcacattcttaaaataaaatggtgatcctaactgatcctaaggaatttttactaggattaaatgtcaggaattgtgaaaaactgagtttaaatgtgtttggctaaggtgtatgtaaacttccgacttcaactgtatatactaacttttttgactcatcacatatgctggtGCTATTATTTGCTATCTGTCACTTtgttcctagttatatgtacatatctacctcaattatctcactcccctgtacattgactcggtactggatACCCTGtgtatatcgttactcattgtgtatctattattcggtgttttacttttctattatgtctctattttctttctctctgcattgttgggaagggcccctaagttagcatttcactgttaagtcaacacctgttgtttatgaagcacgtgacatacacatatatatatatattttatttttattttgtatatatgCTGtattgtacctgtcttcctgtagaAGCCAGACTGTCAGCACTGGAAGACAGATTGCTGTGTATGGCCTGAGTATCCTGAAAacgaggagagaaatggagaaatgAGGAAAACGGTGAGTTAGAGTATTTGGCACAGCTTGGAATTTTACATAACCAAAAGCATCTGTCCAAAACTGTTTCATCGCAATATGATACAgcattatcatcatcaccatcatcgaCATAAGTACCTGATTCTGTGCTGTAGACTTGAATGGGTTGACTTTCTGCATCATTCCCGTGAACATTCCAGGGTTCTGCAAAAGCAAACCGCATGACATACAAATCCCTTTCAGGATGATCCGCTCTTAAAGTTCCTCAACTCATTATTATACTGAACATGGATAAACATCTTTACCTGCTTGGCTTCAGGTAGCTTCGCTGTCACTTGGTGATCTACAGTGTCTGTCGAAGGGTCCTCCTTTctcacctgaaacacacacaaatagataATGAATGTACAGAATAGTCTTCAATAGGCCTTGGTGTGTAACTTGGCAGACTACATGGTAGGACATTATTTTGACATGGGCTGTACTTGTCTTTCTGTTGTGGTGTTCTCGGCCAGACTGCCAGCACTGGAGGACAGATCACTGTGTATCGACTGAGTGTCCTCAAAAcatgaggagaggaagggaaagggagagagagaaaagagggaattTGAATATTTACTGCTTTGCATGAGTAACGTCATTCTAATTATCAGTCCTAAATATTTACTATTGTTTTGCAATATGATACAGGGTGAACAAATGTATTTCAGGAGACTACTGTAATGTGACCAAGTGAACTCATCTTCACGACCTGTGTCTGTGCTGTAGATTTGAAAGGGTTGACTTTTTGCATCATTCCCGTGAACATTCCAGGGTTCTGGAAGACCTGAAAGATGCACAAGTGACACAAAAAGTCCTTTCAGTACAGCAGCAACAATACCATTTTACTCTACTCACTAATATAGTCCTATAATCAGGATAATGATGCTTTAGATTCAAGGATGAACAGACAGGTTTACCTGTTTGCCTTCTGGTAGCTTTTCCTGATCCACAGTGTCTTTTGGAGGGTCCTCTTTTCtcacctaaaacacacacacacacacaaattggtACTAAATGTAAAAAACATAGTGTTGAACAACATAGACATGATCAACTGGATTATGGCTAATACCTGTGTAGAGGACCTGAATGGGTTGACTTTCTGTGTCACTCCTTTAAACACACCCAGGTTCTGCAACACATACAAGCATTATGGTTCCCTCAATTATATCACACAGAtctttttttgttaattattcaTGAAAAGGACCAGAAGTCTGACAAGTCGGATCAGTTTAGATACAGAGTATGCAGAGCATAAATCTACCTGTTTCGCTTCAGGGACATTTCCATCCAAAGTCTTCTCTGACACTGGATCTGTAGCTGTACTGGCTGTAGAGGAGGCCTGGGTGGAAGAGAAGGATCAATGAGGATCTTTGGTGTTTGTTTCCACTAAAAATAGTAGCCTGTGCCTGTATTTATAAAGCGTCTCAGAGAATGAGTGCTGATCTCGGATGACGTTCTCCctatcttattcattatgatctgaaaggctaaactgatcctagatcagaactcacTACTGTGAGGCACTTGTTTAATACAgtccctggtcccagatcagtttatcCTGCCTTGCCAAATAGAAAAATATTATATTTGTATGCCTTGCCAACTCCTACGGGAGTTGGTGTGACAATGACCTTAGGAGTTTgcaaagcaaaggtaactgaactaaatgactatcgcccacagcactcacttctgtcatcatgaagtgctttgagaggttagttaaaacctcttaagaaTCCTCCCATTTCTTTCAATTttctcctaaaatgacatacccaaatctaactgcctgtagctcagaccctgaagcaaggatatgcatattcttggtaccatttgaaaggaaacactttgaaggttgtggaaatgtgaaaggaatgtcggagaatataacacaatatatctggtaaaagataatacaaagaaaacaacaaccgttcttttgtatttttttgtaccatcatctttgaaatgcaagagaaaggccataatgtattattccagcccaggtgaaatgtagattttggccactagatggcagcagtgtatgtgcaaagtttaagACTGATTCAAaaaaccattgcatttctgttcaaaatgttgtatcagactgcacaaatgtgcctaatttgcttattaaggatcatatcacctctatcttacctgacaccctagacccacttcagtttgcttaccgccccaatagatccatagATGaagcaatcgccatcgcactgcacactaccctatccgatctgaacaagaggaatacccatgtaagaatgcggataattgactatagctcagcattcaacaccatagtaccctccaagctcatcattaagctcagggccctgggtctgaactgcgccctgtgcaactgggtcctggacttcctgatgggccgctcccaggtggtgaaggtaggaaacaacacctccacttcactgatcctcaacacaggggtccaACAAGAGCGCGTgcacagccccctcctgtactcccttgaCACAACAATagaaggcctgattaccaacaatgacgagacagccaacagggaggaggtgaggaccctgGGAGTGTGGTACCAGGAAattaacctctcactcaacgtaaaCAGaataaaggagatgatcatggacttcaggaaacagcagagggagcaagcCCCTATCTACTTTGACGGGACTGCAGTTGAGAAGGTGGAAagattcaagttcctctgtgtacacatcactgacaatctgaaatggtccacccacagtgtggtgaaggtggcacaacagcgcctcttcaacctcaggaggctgaagaaatgtgtcttgctcctaaaaaccctcacaaacttttacagatgcacaattgagagcatcctgtcgggctgtatcaccgcctggtacggcaactgcaacacccacaaccgcagggctctccagagggtggtgcggtctgcccaacacatcacagtgggcaaactacctgccctccaggacccctacagcacccgatgtcacaagaaggccaaaaagatcaagaacaacaaccacccgagccattgcTTGTTCACCcaactatcatccagaaggcgtggtcagtacaggtgcatcaaagctgggactgagagactgaataacatcttctatctcaaggccatcagactgttaaataaccaTTACTAGGCGGCTTCCACCCATATATGAAATCCtgaaccttagaggctgctgccctagatacagtaccagtctgtcacgccctgatcaatcaatcaatcaaatgtatttataaagcccttcttacatcagccaatgtcacaaagtgctgtacagaaacccagcctaaacccccaaacagcaagcaatgcaggtgtagaagcaaggtgactaggaaaaactccctaaaaaggcctgaacctaggaagaaacctagagaggaaccaggctatgaggggtggcgattataacagaacatgaccaagatgttcaaatggaAAAGATCTTATCTGTTTCTCCTGTcgttgtgcttgtctccacccccctccaggtgttgcccaccttccccattatcccctgggtacttatacctgtgttctcggtttgtctgttgccagttcgtcttgtttatCAAGTCAACAAGCGGTCTTTCACAGCTCCTGCTTTCCCccaatctctctttttctcgctctcCTGGTTATGACCTTtacctgtcctgactctgagcccgccagcctgaccactctgcctacccctgaccctgagcctgccagccgtcctgtgcctttgcccctactctggattaccgacctctgcctgacctgacctgacactaagcctgcctgccgtcctgtgccactactctggattatcgacccctgcctgccttgacctgtcgtttgcctgcccctgttgctgtagtAAACATTGTTTTTTCAACATAGTcttcattcaagggcttttctttatttgtactattttctacactgtagaataatagtgaagacatcaaaaccataaCATAACACCAATGGAAttatgcagtaaccaaaaaaagtgttaaacaaatcaaaatatactttatattttaaattcttaaaagtagccaccatttgccttgatgacagctttgcacactcttggcattctctcaaccagcttcatgagggatgcttttccaacagtcttgaggagttcccacatatgctgagcacttgttggctgcttttccttcactctgtgtttgaactcatcccaaaccatctcaattgggttgaggtcaagtgattgtggaggacaggtcatctgatgcagcactccatcactctccttggtcaaatagcccttacacacctggaggtgtgttttgggtcattttcctgttgaaaaacaaatgatagttccactaagcgcaaaccagatgggatgacgtatcgctgcagaatgctgtggtagccatgctggttaaatgtgccttgaattctaaataaatcacagacagtcaccagaaaagcaccaccacacatcacacttcttcctccatgcttcacagtgggaaccacacatgcagagatcatctgttcacctactctgcatctcacaaagacacagcggttggatccaaaaatataaaaatgttatcagaccaaaggacagatttccactagtctaatgtccattgctcgtgtttcttggcccaagtaagtctcttcttattattggtgttctttagtagtggtttctttgcagcaattcgaccatgaaggactgattcacgcagtctcctctgaacagttgatgttgagatgtgtctgttacttgaactctgtgaagcctttatttgggctgcaatctgaagtgcagttaactctgcagcagaggaaactctgggtcttcctttctgtggcggtcctcatgagagccagtttcatcatagcgcttgatcatttttgcgactgcacttgaagaaacgtacACATcttctggattgactgacattcatgtcttaaagtaatgacggaccgttgtttctctttgcttatttgagatgttcttgccataatatagacttggtcttttagcaaatagggctatcttctgtataccaaccataccttgtcacaacagaactgattggctcaaacatattaagaaggaaagaagaaattccagaaatacatttttaacaaggcacaccttttaattgaaatgcattccatgtgactacctcatgaagttggttgagagaatgccaagagtgtggaaagctgtcatcaaggcaaagggtggctactttgaagaatctcaaatataaaatatattttgatatgtttaacacttttttgattactacatgattccatatttgttatttgatagttttgatgtttttctacaatttagaaaatagtacaaattaagaaaaacccttgaatgagtaggtgtgtccaaacttttgactggtgctgtacataGACTCACTGgccattttaataatgtttacatatttttgctttactcatctcatatgtatatactgtattctaccctactgtattttagtctatgccacgccgacattgctcgtcctactatttatatatttattcattacattattttacttttagatgtgtgtattgttgtgaattgttagatattactgtactgttgcagctagaaacacaagcatttcactacacccggaataacatctgctaaacatgtgcatgtgaccaataaaatgtgatttgatttgagcagaACTAACTGATCTGGGACTAGGCTATGAAAATAGTAATCTATTTAACATTACTGATGTAGTAACCTGTGTCGTGGTTTTGAACGGGTTGACTTTCTGCATGACTCCCATCATCCCAGTCCTCTGTTGGAaagcaacaaacaaaaacacaactcATCACAAAATCTACTTACAATGGGCAGAGAGAGCATGCTCAGTTGTAGCCTTTTATAACCTTGGATTTGGGGAGCAGCTACCTCTCAGTGTTATTCTACTGAAAACAATTGTTTGATCATGGTTAACAGTCAATTGCATCAACTGCATCGTTGTATCGTCTGTAAAAACAACAAACTTTTCGTTAGTGTTGTGTTCACCGACGATACAATGGGGATGTATTAGCTGCTCTTAGCAAAGTGGGCATATTTACATACACTGGCGTTGCTTTCAGTTGTATTGGGTTGCACAAAAACAGTCTGCGGGAATCCAGAAGTGAAATACAATTCCATTTCAACTTACTGTGCCAGTGGACAGGAAGGTTGGTCATTATGACGGGGGAATTTGAAACAAAATATCGAAAGGATTGTATTATTAAACAGACTTTCCAAACGTGGGTGTGTCGTCGACCCACTTCCTCTCGGCTTACCTCATGTCAAAATATAAGTCCAACACAAGTTATTCCTTTTTTGCCCACTTATGGCGCATGTGCAGGACATCTATTTTGACATGAGGTAAGCCGAGAGGAAGTGGGTCTACGACACACCCACGTTTGGAAATTCTGTTTAATAATACGATCCTTACGATATTTTGTCtcaaatcacctctgtcataatgACCAAATATCCTACCCACCGGCACAGTAAGTTGAAATGGATTTGTATTTAACTTCTGTCTTCCTGTGGACTGTTTTTGTGCAACCCAATACAATTGAAAGCATTGCTAGTGAATGGAAATACACCCGTGTTGCTAAAAGCAGGTTATTTTGggcttaggtttagggttagaattagtgttagggttaagggtcagtggttaggtttagggaaaataggattttgaatgggaatcaattgttgctCCCCAAAAAGTCCTCACAAGTATACTAAGACagagatgtatgtgtgtgtcagtacaGCATTTTAAGTCACTCTTCTAAGTCACCCCCCCACTCTCACCcccctacgctgctgctactctctgttattatctatgcatagtcaattgaataactctacctacatgtacatacctcaattacctcgactccggtgcccccgcacattgactcggtaccggtaacccctgtatatagtcccgcTATTGTTaattactgctgctctttaattatttgttgatCTTATCGCTTAAttttgggggtattttcttaaaactgcatcgttggttaaagggcttgtaagtaagcaggtgtaaggttgtatttggcgcatgtgacaaatacaatttgatttgatacctgTGAGTTACTGCTCGTATCATTCTCTTTGTTCAAGCGGTGTGCGGTTGGGTTGCTCATCTCCTGTGTGAAGACAGAAGACATCAATATCATGGACCAAATGAATGAGTAAAACGAATTAATTACAAAAAGAACGATGAAAGAAACACTATTTGTCCGTTCAATAGGACACTTTTTTTGTATCAGGATTCACACAACCACATACACACATCACATGAGCTCACTGGATTCAATGGGACactgggggtggggtggggggtaaAAACAATGATACGTTTATAACATTACTGTGCTTTACAGTTTTTACAAACTAGTacttaa
This Oncorhynchus clarkii lewisi isolate Uvic-CL-2024 chromosome 21, UVic_Ocla_1.0, whole genome shotgun sequence DNA region includes the following protein-coding sequences:
- the LOC139378863 gene encoding serine-rich adhesin for platelets-like isoform X6, yielding MSNPTAHRLNKENDTSSNSQRTGMMGVMQKVNPFKTTTQVTTSASSTASTATDPVSEKTLDGNVPEAKQNLGVFKGVTQKVNPFRSSTQVRKEDPPKDTVDQEKLPEGKQVFQNPGMFTGMMQKVNPFKSTAQTQDTQSIHSDLSSSAGSLAENTTTERQVRKEDPSTDTVDHQVTAKLPEAKQNPGMFTGMMQKVNPFKSTAQNQVLMSMMDTQAIHSNLSSSADSLASTGRQVIKDDPLTDCVDHHTTEKLPESKPQQNPGMFMGMMQKANPFKSTTPIQDTQSIHSDLSSSSGSLAESNSSAGKQNPGMFKGMMQKVNPFKSTALTQETQPSYSDSSSSSDSLSDTSVFSPAENQTVWYTDNEATSSVKSGPPPPQENKKRTGTFQIRRILPGALFGYEAKNTDAQPTAQAGLVDVQTLEMAAVPVPGEGNPPDSEDKEEGLMDWWQTVEGWETWKESNTFDADEGEMAVEAVADRVFMAARLFVRLFNQRGASLQQRILELLSLADAADSFHKKTVKASVGGGVASVAGSITTITGLILAPFTMGTSLIVTAVGIGVATAGGVASASANITDTVHSKTDRKKVEKMIQDYQEEMKDIKECLDFLQVGMETLEEWDFDQYVDSISKKYLNQNVKHVMKEGGRAGKALLINTESLINTVQVLNVAGGAAKAAQVMSVTTGVMSGLFLALDVFFLAKDSIELNKGAKTEFAGKIREVCKDLQNGLLELNRIKEQLQKTMDGIEVVEEEEEEEEVYESDPEKLAQLEE
- the LOC139378863 gene encoding serine-rich adhesin for platelets-like isoform X3 — protein: MNSPRRDNKSSPVVPPRPSSEEMSNPTAHRLNKENDTSSNSQRTGMMGVMQKVNPFKTTTQVTTSASSTASTATDPVSEKTLDGNVPEAKQNLGVFKGVTQKVNPFRSSTQVRKEDPPKDTVDQEKLPEGKQVFQNPGMFTGMMQKVNPFKSTAQTQSIHSDLSSSAGSLAENTTTERQVRKEDPSTDTVDHQVTAKLPEAKQNPGMFTGMMQKVNPFKSTAQNQVLMSMMDTQAIHSNLSSSADSLASTGRQVIKDDPLTDCVDHHTTEKLPESKPQQNPGMFMGMMQKANPFKSTTPIQDTQSIHSDLSSSSGSLAESNSSAGKQNPGMFKGMMQKVNPFKSTALTQETQPSYSDSSSSSDSLSDTSVFSPAENQTVWYTDNEATSSVKSGPPPPQENKKRTGTFQIRRILPGALFGYEAKNTDAQPTAQAGLVDVQTLEMAAVPVPGEGNPPDSEDKEEGLMDWWQTVEGWETWKESNTFDADEGEMAVEAVADRVFMAARLFVRLFNQRGASLQQRILELLSLADAADSFHKKTVKASVGGGVASVAGSITTITGLILAPFTMGTSLIVTAVGIGVATAGGVASASANITDTVHSKTDRKKVEKMIQDYQEEMKDIKECLDFLQVGMETLEEWDFDQYVDSISKKYLNQNVKHVMKEGGRAGKALLINTESLINTVQVLNVAGGAAKAAQVMSVTTGVMSGLFLALDVFFLAKDSIELNKGAKTEFAGKIREVCKDLQNGLLELNRIKEQLQKTMDGIEVVEEEEEEEEVYESDPEKLAQLEE
- the LOC139378863 gene encoding serine-rich adhesin for platelets-like isoform X4 — translated: MNSPRRDNKSSPVVPPRPSSEEMSNPTAHRLNKENDTSSNSQRTGMMGVMQKVNPFKTTTQASSTASTATDPVSEKTLDGNVPEAKQNLGVFKGVTQKVNPFRSSTQVRKEDPPKDTVDQEKLPEGKQVFQNPGMFTGMMQKVNPFKSTAQTQDTQSIHSDLSSSAGSLAENTTTERQVRKEDPSTDTVDHQVTAKLPEAKQNPGMFTGMMQKVNPFKSTAQNQVLMSMMDTQAIHSNLSSSADSLASTGRQVIKDDPLTDCVDHHTTEKLPESKPQQNPGMFMGMMQKANPFKSTTPIQDTQSIHSDLSSSSGSLAESNSSAGKQNPGMFKGMMQKVNPFKSTALTQETQPSYSDSSSSSDSLSDTSVFSPAENQTVWYTDNEATSSVKSGPPPPQENKKRTGTFQIRRILPGALFGYEAKNTDAQPTAQAGLVDVQTLEMAAVPVPGEGNPPDSEDKEEGLMDWWQTVEGWETWKESNTFDADEGEMAVEAVADRVFMAARLFVRLFNQRGASLQQRILELLSLADAADSFHKKTVKASVGGGVASVAGSITTITGLILAPFTMGTSLIVTAVGIGVATAGGVASASANITDTVHSKTDRKKVEKMIQDYQEEMKDIKECLDFLQVGMETLEEWDFDQYVDSISKKYLNQNVKHVMKEGGRAGKALLINTESLINTVQVLNVAGGAAKAAQVMSVTTGVMSGLFLALDVFFLAKDSIELNKGAKTEFAGKIREVCKDLQNGLLELNRIKEQLQKTMDGIEVVEEEEEEEEVYESDPEKLAQLEE